The Eriocheir sinensis breed Jianghai 21 chromosome 24, ASM2467909v1, whole genome shotgun sequence genome contains a region encoding:
- the LOC127002893 gene encoding catenin alpha-like isoform X1, with product MPETAYQQAPNTDNGSGLVLRWDIKNLEIKTRSVEKTLEPLVIQVTTLVNTKGPSKKKKGRSKRAHVLVAAVEAATANFIERGEEIAYENPDIRGEMLGAVEEVRKTGDTMSRAAREFAEDPCSSVKRGNMVRAARNLLSAVTRLLILADMVDVHRLLKSLQVVEDDLEKVKNASSQSELLDNFRLFGKNTSDLINQAAKRQNELKDPRLRDDLASARAVLKKNSMMLLTASKAYVRHPELAAAKANRDFVFKQVCEAVNTISDVAQGKATGAGQMPYEGPGELASALDDFDERINMDPLTYNEVRTRPSLEERLESIISGAALMADSFCTRDDRRLKIVEECNAVRQALQDLLTEYMDNMGRKQPSENLDKAIDHMYRKTKDLRRQLRKAVVDHVSDSFLETNVPLLVLVEAARNGNEKEVEEYAQVFTEHANKLVEVANLACTMSNNEDGVKMVRYGAAQIEQLCPQVINAASILSARPKSKVTQENMDAFKDAWENQVRILTESVDDITTIDDFLAVSESHILEDVKTCVRAINEGDPETLDRIAGAIRGRSTRVCHVVASEMDNYEPCMYTDRVLEAVKVLRDQVLPNFAQRVDVAVEALSSTPGKEVDENEFIDASHLVYDGVREIRMAVLMNKADDELDPDDLLTDDYHTLEIRSKSSAHTVETTIDEYPGVSGITTARDAMRNLSEEDKDKIAAQVENFRLEKVKFDQEVAKWDDTGNDIIVLAKHMCMIMMEMTDFTRGRGPLKTTMDVINAAKKISEAGTKLDKLSRQIADQCPESRTKDDMLAYLDRIALYCHQLNITSKVKADVQNISGELIVSGLDSATSLIQAAKNLMNAVVLTVKCSYVASTKYPRQGTIPQPGVRSAEVSTGGSLQKAGTKVPHIPPKPVVTQGQSPIVVWKMKAPEKKPLVRREKAEEVRAKVRKGSQKKPVSALKALAEFQSPADAI from the exons ATGCCTGAGACGGCGTACCAGCAGGCGCCCAACACAGACAATGGGAGCGGCCTGGTGCTGCGCTGGGACATTAAGAACCTGGAGATCAAGACCAGATCAGTTGAAAAGACCCTAGAGCCTCTTGTCATACAG GTCACAACTTTAGTCAACACTAAAGGACcttcaaagaagaaaaaagggcgGAGTAAAAGAGCCCATGTCCTGGTGGCCGCCGTGGAGGCCGCCACGGCTAACTTCATCGAGCGCGGGGAGGAGATCGCCTACGAGAACCCTGACATCCGCGGCGAGATGCTCGGAGCcgtggaggaagtgaggaagacag GAGATACCATGTCCCGGGCTGCAAGGGAGTTTGCCGAAGATCCGTGCAGCAGCGTCAAGCGCGGCAACATGGTGCGGGCCGCCAGGAACCTGCTCTCCGCCGTGACCCGCCTCCTCATCCTGGCAGACATGGTGGACGTGCATCGCCTCCTCAAAAGCCTGCAAGTG GTCGAAGATGACTTAGAGAAAGTTAAGAATGCCTCCAGCCAGTCCGAGCTGCTGGACAACTTCCGCCTCTTTGGCAAGAACACAAGTGACCTCATCAACCAGGCCGCCAAGAGACAGAACGAGCTCAAGGATCCCAGGCTGCGCGATGACCTGGCCTCGGCTCGCGCTGTGCTCAAGAAGAACTCCATGATGCTTCTCACGGCCTCTAAG GCTTACGTACGACACCCCGAGCTGGCCGCCGCCAAGGCCAACAGGGACTTTGTGTTCAAGCAAGTGTGTGAGGCTGTCAACACCATCAGCGACGTGGCCCAGGGCAAGGCCACGGGGGCGGGACAGATGCCCTACGAAGGCCCGGGTGAACTGGCCTCTGCACTGGATGACTTTGAT GAACGCATCAACATGGACCCGCTGACCTACAATGAGGTGCGCACACGGCCGTCCCTGGAGGAGCGCCTGGAGTCCATCATCAGCGGGGCGGCCCTCATGGCGGACTCCTTCTGCACCCGTGACGACCGCCGCCTTAAGATTGTGGAGGAGTGCAACGCCGTGCGCCAGGCTCTCCAGGACCTCCTCACAGAGTATATGGACAAT ATGGGCCGCAAGCAGCCGTCAGAAAACCTGGACAAGGCCATTGACCACATGTACCGCAAGACCAAGGACCTGAGGCGCCAGCTGCGCAAGGCTGTGGTGGACCACGTCTCTGACAG TTTCCTGGAGACAAATGTCCCTCTGCTGGTCCTGGTGGAGGCTGCTCGGAACGGTaatgaaaaggaagtggaagaatatgCACAG gtGTTCACTGAGCACGCCAACAAGCTGGTGGAGGTCGCCAACCTGGCCTGCACCATGTCCAACAACGAGGACGGCGTCAAGATGGTGCGCTACGGGGCAGCGCAGATAGAACAGCTCTGCCCGCAGGTCATCAACGCTGCCAGCATCCTCTCGGCAAGACCAAAGTCAAAG GTGACGCAGGAGAACATGGACGCCTTCAAGGACGCCTGGGAGAACCAAGTCCGCATTCTGACCGAGTCCGTTGACGACATCACCACCATTGACGACTTCCTGGCAGTATCAG AGAGTCACATTTTGGAGGATGTGAAGACGTGCGTGCGGGCCATCAACGAGGGCGACCCCGAGACCCTGGACCGCATCGCCGGGGCCATCCGCGGCCGCTCCACTCGGGTGTGTCACGTGGTGGCCTCCGAGATGGACAACTACGAGCCCTGCATGTACACCGACCGCGTGCTGGAGGCCGTCAAGGTGTTGAGAGACCAAG TGCTGCCCAACTTTGCCCAGCGTGTGGATGTGGCGGTTGAGGCCCTGAGCAGCACCCCAGGCAAGGAGGTGGATGAGAATGAGTTTATTGACGCCTCCCACCTGGTGTATGATGGTGTGAGGGAGATCCGCATGGCTGTGCTCATGAACAAGGCGGATGACGAGCTGGATCCGGATGACTTGCTGACGGATGACTACCACACCCTTGAGATCAGAAGCAAAT CGAGTGCCCACACAGTTGAGACGACCATTGACGAATATCCCGGCGTGAGCGGCATCACCACGGCCAGAGATGCCATGAGGAACCTGAGtgaggaggacaaggacaagaTCGCAGCGCAG GTCGAGAACTTCCGCCTGGAGAAGGTGAAGTTCGACCAGGAGGTTGCTAAATGGGACGACACCGGCAATGACATCATCGTCCTGGCCAAACACATGTGCATGATCATGATGGAGATGACGGACTTCACAAG AGGTCGAGGGCCACTCAAGACCACCATGGACGTCATCAACGCTGCCAAGAAGATCTCCGAGGCGGGCACAAAGCTGGACAAGCTCTCAAGGCAGATCGCTGACCAGTGCCCCGAGTCCAGGACCAAGGACGACATGCTGGCCTACCTGGACCGCATCGCCCTGTACTGCCACCAGCTCAACATCACCTCCAAGGTCAAGGCCGATGTGCAGAACATTTCCGGCGAACTCATCGTGTCTGGG CTTGACTCCGCCACGTCGCTGATCCAAGCCGCCAAGAACCTGATGAACGCCGTGGTTCTGACCGTGAAGTGCTCCTACGTGGCCTCCACTAAGTACCCGCGCCAGGGCACCATTCCT CAGCCAGGAGTCCGATCAGCC GAAGTGAGCACAGGTGGGAGTTTACAGAAAGCAGGGACGAAGGTCCCCCATATACCCCCAAAGCCTGTAGTAACACAGGGACAG TCGCCGATCGTGGTGTGGAAGATGAAGGCTCCCGAGAAGAAGCCGCTGGTGAGGcgtgagaaggcggaggaggtgcGCGCCAAGGTGAGGAAAGGCAGCCAGAAGAAGCCCGTGTCTGCCCTCAAGGCCCTCGCAGAGTTCCAGAGTCCGGCTGACGCGATTTAA
- the LOC127002893 gene encoding catenin alpha-like isoform X5: protein MPETAYQQAPNTDNGSGLVLRWDIKNLEIKTRSVEKTLEPLVIQVTTLVNTKGPSKKKKGRSKRAHVLVAAVEAATANFIERGEEIAYENPDIRGEMLGAVEEVRKTGDTMSRAAREFAEDPCSSVKRGNMVRAARNLLSAVTRLLILADMVDVHRLLKSLQVVEDDLEKVKNASSQSELLDNFRLFGKNTSDLINQAAKRQNELKDPRLRDDLASARAVLKKNSMMLLTASKAYVRHPELAAAKANRDFVFKQVCEAVNTISDVAQGKATGAGQMPYEGPGELASALDDFDERINMDPLTYNEVRTRPSLEERLESIISGAALMADSFCTRDDRRLKIVEECNAVRQALQDLLTEYMDNMGRKQPSENLDKAIDHMYRKTKDLRRQLRKAVVDHVSDSFLETNVPLLVLVEAARNGNEKEVEEYAQVFTEHANKLVEVANLACTMSNNEDGVKMVRYGAAQIEQLCPQVINAASILSARPKSKVTQENMDAFKDAWENQVRILTESVDDITTIDDFLAVSESHILEDVKTCVRAINEGDPETLDRIAGAIRGRSTRVCHVVASEMDNYEPCMYTDRVLEAVKVLRDQVLPNFAQRVDVAVEALSSTPGKEVDENEFIDASHLVYDGVREIRMAVLMNKADDELDPDDLLTDDYHTLEIRSKSSAHTVETTIDEYPGVSGITTARDAMRNLSEEDKDKIAAQVENFRLEKVKFDQEVAKWDDTGNDIIVLAKHMCMIMMEMTDFTRGRGPLKTTMDVINAAKKISEAGTKLDKLSRQIADQCPESRTKDDMLAYLDRIALYCHQLNITSKVKADVQNISGELIVSGLDSATSLIQAAKNLMNAVVLTVKCSYVASTKYPRQGTIPQPGVRSASPIVVWKMKAPEKKPLVRREKAEEVRAKVRKGSQKKPVSALKALAEFQSPADAI, encoded by the exons ATGCCTGAGACGGCGTACCAGCAGGCGCCCAACACAGACAATGGGAGCGGCCTGGTGCTGCGCTGGGACATTAAGAACCTGGAGATCAAGACCAGATCAGTTGAAAAGACCCTAGAGCCTCTTGTCATACAG GTCACAACTTTAGTCAACACTAAAGGACcttcaaagaagaaaaaagggcgGAGTAAAAGAGCCCATGTCCTGGTGGCCGCCGTGGAGGCCGCCACGGCTAACTTCATCGAGCGCGGGGAGGAGATCGCCTACGAGAACCCTGACATCCGCGGCGAGATGCTCGGAGCcgtggaggaagtgaggaagacag GAGATACCATGTCCCGGGCTGCAAGGGAGTTTGCCGAAGATCCGTGCAGCAGCGTCAAGCGCGGCAACATGGTGCGGGCCGCCAGGAACCTGCTCTCCGCCGTGACCCGCCTCCTCATCCTGGCAGACATGGTGGACGTGCATCGCCTCCTCAAAAGCCTGCAAGTG GTCGAAGATGACTTAGAGAAAGTTAAGAATGCCTCCAGCCAGTCCGAGCTGCTGGACAACTTCCGCCTCTTTGGCAAGAACACAAGTGACCTCATCAACCAGGCCGCCAAGAGACAGAACGAGCTCAAGGATCCCAGGCTGCGCGATGACCTGGCCTCGGCTCGCGCTGTGCTCAAGAAGAACTCCATGATGCTTCTCACGGCCTCTAAG GCTTACGTACGACACCCCGAGCTGGCCGCCGCCAAGGCCAACAGGGACTTTGTGTTCAAGCAAGTGTGTGAGGCTGTCAACACCATCAGCGACGTGGCCCAGGGCAAGGCCACGGGGGCGGGACAGATGCCCTACGAAGGCCCGGGTGAACTGGCCTCTGCACTGGATGACTTTGAT GAACGCATCAACATGGACCCGCTGACCTACAATGAGGTGCGCACACGGCCGTCCCTGGAGGAGCGCCTGGAGTCCATCATCAGCGGGGCGGCCCTCATGGCGGACTCCTTCTGCACCCGTGACGACCGCCGCCTTAAGATTGTGGAGGAGTGCAACGCCGTGCGCCAGGCTCTCCAGGACCTCCTCACAGAGTATATGGACAAT ATGGGCCGCAAGCAGCCGTCAGAAAACCTGGACAAGGCCATTGACCACATGTACCGCAAGACCAAGGACCTGAGGCGCCAGCTGCGCAAGGCTGTGGTGGACCACGTCTCTGACAG TTTCCTGGAGACAAATGTCCCTCTGCTGGTCCTGGTGGAGGCTGCTCGGAACGGTaatgaaaaggaagtggaagaatatgCACAG gtGTTCACTGAGCACGCCAACAAGCTGGTGGAGGTCGCCAACCTGGCCTGCACCATGTCCAACAACGAGGACGGCGTCAAGATGGTGCGCTACGGGGCAGCGCAGATAGAACAGCTCTGCCCGCAGGTCATCAACGCTGCCAGCATCCTCTCGGCAAGACCAAAGTCAAAG GTGACGCAGGAGAACATGGACGCCTTCAAGGACGCCTGGGAGAACCAAGTCCGCATTCTGACCGAGTCCGTTGACGACATCACCACCATTGACGACTTCCTGGCAGTATCAG AGAGTCACATTTTGGAGGATGTGAAGACGTGCGTGCGGGCCATCAACGAGGGCGACCCCGAGACCCTGGACCGCATCGCCGGGGCCATCCGCGGCCGCTCCACTCGGGTGTGTCACGTGGTGGCCTCCGAGATGGACAACTACGAGCCCTGCATGTACACCGACCGCGTGCTGGAGGCCGTCAAGGTGTTGAGAGACCAAG TGCTGCCCAACTTTGCCCAGCGTGTGGATGTGGCGGTTGAGGCCCTGAGCAGCACCCCAGGCAAGGAGGTGGATGAGAATGAGTTTATTGACGCCTCCCACCTGGTGTATGATGGTGTGAGGGAGATCCGCATGGCTGTGCTCATGAACAAGGCGGATGACGAGCTGGATCCGGATGACTTGCTGACGGATGACTACCACACCCTTGAGATCAGAAGCAAAT CGAGTGCCCACACAGTTGAGACGACCATTGACGAATATCCCGGCGTGAGCGGCATCACCACGGCCAGAGATGCCATGAGGAACCTGAGtgaggaggacaaggacaagaTCGCAGCGCAG GTCGAGAACTTCCGCCTGGAGAAGGTGAAGTTCGACCAGGAGGTTGCTAAATGGGACGACACCGGCAATGACATCATCGTCCTGGCCAAACACATGTGCATGATCATGATGGAGATGACGGACTTCACAAG AGGTCGAGGGCCACTCAAGACCACCATGGACGTCATCAACGCTGCCAAGAAGATCTCCGAGGCGGGCACAAAGCTGGACAAGCTCTCAAGGCAGATCGCTGACCAGTGCCCCGAGTCCAGGACCAAGGACGACATGCTGGCCTACCTGGACCGCATCGCCCTGTACTGCCACCAGCTCAACATCACCTCCAAGGTCAAGGCCGATGTGCAGAACATTTCCGGCGAACTCATCGTGTCTGGG CTTGACTCCGCCACGTCGCTGATCCAAGCCGCCAAGAACCTGATGAACGCCGTGGTTCTGACCGTGAAGTGCTCCTACGTGGCCTCCACTAAGTACCCGCGCCAGGGCACCATTCCT CAGCCAGGAGTCCGATCAGCC TCGCCGATCGTGGTGTGGAAGATGAAGGCTCCCGAGAAGAAGCCGCTGGTGAGGcgtgagaaggcggaggaggtgcGCGCCAAGGTGAGGAAAGGCAGCCAGAAGAAGCCCGTGTCTGCCCTCAAGGCCCTCGCAGAGTTCCAGAGTCCGGCTGACGCGATTTAA
- the LOC127002893 gene encoding catenin alpha-like isoform X2 — MPETAYQQAPNTDNGSGLVLRWDIKNLEIKTRSVEKTLEPLVIQVTTLVNTKGPSKKKKGRSKRAHVLVAAVEAATANFIERGEEIAYENPDIRGEMLGAVEEVRKTDTMSRAAREFAEDPCSSVKRGNMVRAARNLLSAVTRLLILADMVDVHRLLKSLQVVEDDLEKVKNASSQSELLDNFRLFGKNTSDLINQAAKRQNELKDPRLRDDLASARAVLKKNSMMLLTASKAYVRHPELAAAKANRDFVFKQVCEAVNTISDVAQGKATGAGQMPYEGPGELASALDDFDERINMDPLTYNEVRTRPSLEERLESIISGAALMADSFCTRDDRRLKIVEECNAVRQALQDLLTEYMDNMGRKQPSENLDKAIDHMYRKTKDLRRQLRKAVVDHVSDSFLETNVPLLVLVEAARNGNEKEVEEYAQVFTEHANKLVEVANLACTMSNNEDGVKMVRYGAAQIEQLCPQVINAASILSARPKSKVTQENMDAFKDAWENQVRILTESVDDITTIDDFLAVSESHILEDVKTCVRAINEGDPETLDRIAGAIRGRSTRVCHVVASEMDNYEPCMYTDRVLEAVKVLRDQVLPNFAQRVDVAVEALSSTPGKEVDENEFIDASHLVYDGVREIRMAVLMNKADDELDPDDLLTDDYHTLEIRSKSSAHTVETTIDEYPGVSGITTARDAMRNLSEEDKDKIAAQVENFRLEKVKFDQEVAKWDDTGNDIIVLAKHMCMIMMEMTDFTRGRGPLKTTMDVINAAKKISEAGTKLDKLSRQIADQCPESRTKDDMLAYLDRIALYCHQLNITSKVKADVQNISGELIVSGLDSATSLIQAAKNLMNAVVLTVKCSYVASTKYPRQGTIPQPGVRSAEVSTGGSLQKAGTKVPHIPPKPVVTQGQSPIVVWKMKAPEKKPLVRREKAEEVRAKVRKGSQKKPVSALKALAEFQSPADAI; from the exons ATGCCTGAGACGGCGTACCAGCAGGCGCCCAACACAGACAATGGGAGCGGCCTGGTGCTGCGCTGGGACATTAAGAACCTGGAGATCAAGACCAGATCAGTTGAAAAGACCCTAGAGCCTCTTGTCATACAG GTCACAACTTTAGTCAACACTAAAGGACcttcaaagaagaaaaaagggcgGAGTAAAAGAGCCCATGTCCTGGTGGCCGCCGTGGAGGCCGCCACGGCTAACTTCATCGAGCGCGGGGAGGAGATCGCCTACGAGAACCCTGACATCCGCGGCGAGATGCTCGGAGCcgtggaggaagtgaggaagacag ATACCATGTCCCGGGCTGCAAGGGAGTTTGCCGAAGATCCGTGCAGCAGCGTCAAGCGCGGCAACATGGTGCGGGCCGCCAGGAACCTGCTCTCCGCCGTGACCCGCCTCCTCATCCTGGCAGACATGGTGGACGTGCATCGCCTCCTCAAAAGCCTGCAAGTG GTCGAAGATGACTTAGAGAAAGTTAAGAATGCCTCCAGCCAGTCCGAGCTGCTGGACAACTTCCGCCTCTTTGGCAAGAACACAAGTGACCTCATCAACCAGGCCGCCAAGAGACAGAACGAGCTCAAGGATCCCAGGCTGCGCGATGACCTGGCCTCGGCTCGCGCTGTGCTCAAGAAGAACTCCATGATGCTTCTCACGGCCTCTAAG GCTTACGTACGACACCCCGAGCTGGCCGCCGCCAAGGCCAACAGGGACTTTGTGTTCAAGCAAGTGTGTGAGGCTGTCAACACCATCAGCGACGTGGCCCAGGGCAAGGCCACGGGGGCGGGACAGATGCCCTACGAAGGCCCGGGTGAACTGGCCTCTGCACTGGATGACTTTGAT GAACGCATCAACATGGACCCGCTGACCTACAATGAGGTGCGCACACGGCCGTCCCTGGAGGAGCGCCTGGAGTCCATCATCAGCGGGGCGGCCCTCATGGCGGACTCCTTCTGCACCCGTGACGACCGCCGCCTTAAGATTGTGGAGGAGTGCAACGCCGTGCGCCAGGCTCTCCAGGACCTCCTCACAGAGTATATGGACAAT ATGGGCCGCAAGCAGCCGTCAGAAAACCTGGACAAGGCCATTGACCACATGTACCGCAAGACCAAGGACCTGAGGCGCCAGCTGCGCAAGGCTGTGGTGGACCACGTCTCTGACAG TTTCCTGGAGACAAATGTCCCTCTGCTGGTCCTGGTGGAGGCTGCTCGGAACGGTaatgaaaaggaagtggaagaatatgCACAG gtGTTCACTGAGCACGCCAACAAGCTGGTGGAGGTCGCCAACCTGGCCTGCACCATGTCCAACAACGAGGACGGCGTCAAGATGGTGCGCTACGGGGCAGCGCAGATAGAACAGCTCTGCCCGCAGGTCATCAACGCTGCCAGCATCCTCTCGGCAAGACCAAAGTCAAAG GTGACGCAGGAGAACATGGACGCCTTCAAGGACGCCTGGGAGAACCAAGTCCGCATTCTGACCGAGTCCGTTGACGACATCACCACCATTGACGACTTCCTGGCAGTATCAG AGAGTCACATTTTGGAGGATGTGAAGACGTGCGTGCGGGCCATCAACGAGGGCGACCCCGAGACCCTGGACCGCATCGCCGGGGCCATCCGCGGCCGCTCCACTCGGGTGTGTCACGTGGTGGCCTCCGAGATGGACAACTACGAGCCCTGCATGTACACCGACCGCGTGCTGGAGGCCGTCAAGGTGTTGAGAGACCAAG TGCTGCCCAACTTTGCCCAGCGTGTGGATGTGGCGGTTGAGGCCCTGAGCAGCACCCCAGGCAAGGAGGTGGATGAGAATGAGTTTATTGACGCCTCCCACCTGGTGTATGATGGTGTGAGGGAGATCCGCATGGCTGTGCTCATGAACAAGGCGGATGACGAGCTGGATCCGGATGACTTGCTGACGGATGACTACCACACCCTTGAGATCAGAAGCAAAT CGAGTGCCCACACAGTTGAGACGACCATTGACGAATATCCCGGCGTGAGCGGCATCACCACGGCCAGAGATGCCATGAGGAACCTGAGtgaggaggacaaggacaagaTCGCAGCGCAG GTCGAGAACTTCCGCCTGGAGAAGGTGAAGTTCGACCAGGAGGTTGCTAAATGGGACGACACCGGCAATGACATCATCGTCCTGGCCAAACACATGTGCATGATCATGATGGAGATGACGGACTTCACAAG AGGTCGAGGGCCACTCAAGACCACCATGGACGTCATCAACGCTGCCAAGAAGATCTCCGAGGCGGGCACAAAGCTGGACAAGCTCTCAAGGCAGATCGCTGACCAGTGCCCCGAGTCCAGGACCAAGGACGACATGCTGGCCTACCTGGACCGCATCGCCCTGTACTGCCACCAGCTCAACATCACCTCCAAGGTCAAGGCCGATGTGCAGAACATTTCCGGCGAACTCATCGTGTCTGGG CTTGACTCCGCCACGTCGCTGATCCAAGCCGCCAAGAACCTGATGAACGCCGTGGTTCTGACCGTGAAGTGCTCCTACGTGGCCTCCACTAAGTACCCGCGCCAGGGCACCATTCCT CAGCCAGGAGTCCGATCAGCC GAAGTGAGCACAGGTGGGAGTTTACAGAAAGCAGGGACGAAGGTCCCCCATATACCCCCAAAGCCTGTAGTAACACAGGGACAG TCGCCGATCGTGGTGTGGAAGATGAAGGCTCCCGAGAAGAAGCCGCTGGTGAGGcgtgagaaggcggaggaggtgcGCGCCAAGGTGAGGAAAGGCAGCCAGAAGAAGCCCGTGTCTGCCCTCAAGGCCCTCGCAGAGTTCCAGAGTCCGGCTGACGCGATTTAA